TTATTTAATCGATTAACAGAAAAGAACATTACTAAGTTATTAATTACTGCAAGTGCTCCACCTAAACAGATCCCTTTTATCTTACCTGATTTGGTTTCTAGATTGTCTTGGGGGCAAGTTTACCAATTAAAAGAATTAAGTGATGATGATAAACTTAAAGCTTTACAGCTAAGAGCTCAATTAAGTGGGTTTGAACTATCAACAGAAGTTGGGTTATTTTTATTAAAACGTGTAAATCGTGATATGCGAACTCTATTTTCACTATTAGAGAAATTTGAGGTAGCAACATTAGCTCAACAACGTAAATTAACTATTCCTTTTATTAAAAATATTTTGGATTTGTAATATGACTAAAAAACCTGAAGCTATCGTTTTTTTTGACTTAGATGGTACTTTATTTAATAGTAATATAGAGCTTTTACCGAGTTCTTATGATGCAATAAAAAAACTTAAACAAAATAATATGATACCTATGATTGCAACAGGTAGAAACCCGCTTGAAGTTGTTGATTTAATGAAAGAAAAAAACTTAAATTCTATTATAGGGATGAATGGACAAGTCGTTATTTATGAAAAAGAGGTCATATTTACCAATAATATTGATAAAAATATAATCACTCGGTTATATGAATTTTCAAGAGAAAAAACGAATATTCCTTTGTCTTTCTATAATTACAAAGCAATGCGGGTTAGTGAAAACGGTGAACCAGCACAAAAATTTTATCATCATTTAAAACAAGATGTTCCTCCTGTTGATGATGAAATCTATTTAAAAGAACCTATTCAGATGTTGCTATTACTTTGTGAACAAGGTGAATCGGCTTATCGTGAGTTGTTTCCTGAATTAACTTTTATTCGTAATACTCCTTATTGTGTTGATGTTTTTAATCATGGTGGATCAAAAGGTAGAGGTATTAAGGAACTTTTAAAAATGAAAGGGTTTGATGATGTGCCAACTTATGCCTTTGGTGATGGTATGAATGATTTAGAAATGTTTCTTACTGTTGATCATCCAATAGCTATGGGAAATGCAGTTGATGGGTTAAAAGACAAAGCTGAATATATAACAGATACTAATAATAATGATGGTATTGCTAAAGCACTAGAAAAATTTGGATTAATTTAGAATATAAAAAAATCATCTAATTGGTTAGATTAGATGATTTATAATTGACTATATTATTATTTTTATTTATTTTTATTGATGTTGTTTAAAACCAACGTTATTGTTACCAAAACAGTTATCATAATCAAAACCTGTTAATTCTTTAACTAAGCTTCTTATTTCTGGTGTTGCATCTTCTTTTTTACCACCATTTTTTAATCTATCAAGCTCTTGAATAATAAGTGCATGAGTTGATTTGTCTAGTTTCATACGATATGTGAAGAAAATACCTAACAATGCCATTCCACACACACCAAAGACTAACACTGAGTTAATTGCAGTAATTGCACTTTCTGGTTGAACCGCATCTACACCAGATACAAAACCAGAGTATTTCAATACAATACCTAAGACAAAGACAATTGTTGCACGCATCAATTTACCTGCCATGGTCATTGCTCCAGCATAAATACCTTCACGACGTCTGCCTGTTAGTACTTCATCGATATCTGCTAAGAATGTGTAGACACTCCAAGGAATATAATAGACACCACCTGTTCCTAAACCAAACCAAATAGTAATACCAATAACAATCCAAGTAACATGAGGCATATTAAGGTAGTAGACACCGATATAACCGATTACTGAAGATATTACGATTAATATGGCAATGACAAATGGTTTTTTAAATCCACGTTTTACACACCAAGCCATGAAGAAAGCAGTTGAAATTAATTGGCAAATACTGCTTAAACTGTTCATTTGCGAAACAAAAGTTTTTGGTTGACCTAAGTTAAATACAACGAAATAGGTAAATGTTGCAGCAAATAGCCATTCAGCACCAAAGCCAAATAGATACATACCCAAGTGGTTTCTAAAGGTTTTTAAACGGAAGGTTGAAAAGACATCGGAAAATAATTTAACAATGCTTTCCTTAAGACCAGAAGTTGTTTCATCTTCAATTTCATCAACTGATTTTTCCCAACTGTTTAAGTAAAGTAAAATGAGTGCAACTGCCATGATAGATGCGTAAGTTATACCAGTTAATAAAAATGGTAATGGTGAGTCTTTGCCATCAAATAAATAGAAAAATACGCCAGGGATAGCAGCGGCTAAGAAGTTAGCAACTTTACCAAACATTGCTTTTGAACCAGCTAAGTAGGTACGTTGATCAAAGTTTTTAGTCATCTCTACTGGTAAAGTATTATATGGGATCATAATCATGGTATAGATGAATTCAAATAAAATATAGGTCGTTAAGTAGTACCAGAAATTCATTCCATCAAGCCAAAGTAATGGGTAAATAATCATACATGGGATGGCAAATAAGATGAAAAACCGACGACGCCCAAATCGACGCCCAAGCTTAGTATGGTTAAAATTGTCAGTAATAAATCCCATTAATGGATTTAAAATAACATCTAAATAAGTAGCAATTGAAAAAATTAATGTTGCTTGAATTGCCGAAAGTCCGCAAAATGTTGTATAAAAGTATAATAACCAAGCAGCACTGATTGCTAGTGCACCACTTCCTATTAAATTACCACTACCATACGAAAATCGAGTTAGTAAGGTTATTTTTTTCTGATTATCAGCCATAAATCTCTTTTCCTCAATAATTATGAAATACTGTTTTAAAAATATTATTAAAATAATATTTAATTTATACAAGTTTATTTCAAAATTTTTTTTAGAAATGTGATTTTGGTAACAATTTAGTTAATGTGAAAAATTACCATATAAATAATATAAAAAAATAAAATGATAAATATCATGAAGTTATTGTTTTTTTAGAACTGTTTTTTTAAATTGTGATCTTATTAACAGAAAATATTAATAAAATAATAAAAAATATAAAACAGCATTTTAAAAAATAGGAAAACAATAATGAGTAATTTTAAATTAAAAAAAATACCGCTTTTAATGTTTCTATCTACTTTTCCTATCTGTAGCTTTGCTGGTTCTGGTCAAACAGTTTTTCAATATGAACATAACTGGAAATCAATGGATAGAATTCATGGCGACACAATTAAACTAATTCATAAAACCGATAATAACTGGCAATATGAATTCAAATTTGGTGTTACTGAAGGTGGAGGAAACAAACGTGATGTTTTATATGATGATATGTATGGTGGATCAGGTGGTGTTGTTATTCAAAAAAATATCACTCTTGATAATGGATGGGGATCGATAATTCCAGCATTAGAATTAGGATTTAGTAAAGATTTAGTTCTATATCAGCCAGGTTTAAAATACAGTTATAAATTTAATAGTGATTGGTCAAGCAGTATACGTTATCGCTATGAATGGAAAAAAATATCTCAAGCTGAACGCTACAAAACAGCAAAAGTATCTGGCCAGCAAGTTAAATATAAAGCTACAAGTAATAGTGGTAGACACCGCTTTGATTGGGCATTGAACTATTCTGGATTTGAAGCATTTAATCTTGCTTATACCTTTAATTATTACCTTGGTGATTTTACTAATAATTCTTATAAATTTTCTAACGGGACATTTGAAAAGAATAAATATATTGCTTATAACAACAAAAAAAATGATTATGAACAAGAATTTAAAATAACCTACAATTATTCAAAATTATTTCGCCCTTATTTTTCTATTTCCGATGTGTCAAAAAATAAAGCCACTGACACAAGGCAAGCTAAATTTAAAGTTGGTTTCAATTATGCTTTTGATCAATCAAATAGTAAAGACTCCGATTTTTCTTACAAAACCTATTTCAAATATGCACATCATTATGGTTTAAGTTCTCATTATCATGGTGATAGTTTTGGTTTATATGCTGATTTTGATAAAAAAGGCTATATCGGTTTTAGTTTAAATACCTATAACCAAATAAAAAATAGAATATTATTTGACGATCTTGTTTCAAGTCATTATCAAATCTATGGCGGTTATAACTTCCATTTAGCTGATCAATGGGTTCTGACACCAAATATCGAAGTTAGATTCTATTCTGGTGGTGGTTATAAAGCTAAAAGTTTAGAAAATTTACCTCATTACCAGTTGGGTGATGTTAGTGATTCACAACGTCCAGGTGTGCGTTATTCTCCAGCATTAAAATTGACTTGGTTACAAAGCGATGATCTATCGTTTTATAGCCAATATCGATTTGAATATCGTAAAGTTTCAAGAAGCAAACGCGAAGATAGTGTTCAAGGCTATGTCGATAACCGATCACGTAATCGCTTTGATGTTGGAACGGATATTAACCTATCTCCTGATTGGAACATTGGTTATCGCTTTTCATACTTAAAAGGGAACTATGTATTACAAAATGATAAACGACATGATTATCAGCAAGAGTTAGATATAAATTGGCAAGTAACGAAAGCTTGGCAAGTAAATTTTGCTGCAGAAGATGTGGCTAAAAGTGTCCATTCTGACTCAAGGGAAACTAAATTAGTCCTAGGATTATCATATTTATTTTAATTTTAGTTAATAAAAAAGTTAGGAAAAACAGTTAGTGGTGAAAAGATGATGAAGAAAACCTTTTTTGGACTTTTATTAGTTGGAATTTCAATTAATCAAGTATCAGCAAATACAATAATACAAGGTTATGCTTATGCAAATAAACCAATAGACTCATCCGTGATTATTCGTGATGCTAATAATAAAGTTTTACAAACAACCACCAACAATGATGGGTTTTATTGGCAAGATGTATCAAATCTTACACCACCACTGATTGTTTTTACCAACAAAAATTCGCTAGAACGTAAAGCGCATGGTGATCAATTTTGTAATGGTAATTGTCTGTTTTCATATGTATATACATTACAACAAGATGAAAAAAATACGGTTAATATTAATCCGTTAACTGATTATTTAACCAGTGAGCTGGCTAAGCAAATTAATCTTATTGGTCCTGAAAAATTTGTTGATAATCCATTACCTACTCTAATGAAAGATGATTTATTAAAGAAAACTTATAATAAATTTCATCTGTTATTTGATAAAGCATTGCTTCAAATAGGTATTGAGGATAACTCTTTTGATCCAATTACGACGAATAGTCCAAAAACAAAAGATTTACTTGATGTTATGTTATTTAATCGAGGATATCATTCAGCAACAGGTCAAATAAGCGAAACTGTATTACTTGATATGCGTTTTAGACCAATAAGCCAAGATTCACCTTTTGATTATCAACAAGCTGTTAAACAACAAAAAGAAAATATGAACGCTAAAAAACGTATTTTCATTTTGGGAGATTCGACCGCCTCTAATTACGATAAAAAAGTTTATCCAAGAATGGGATGGGGGCAAGTTTTTGATCAGTTTATTAATGATAAGGCTGATGCCATTGTCATTAATGGCTCGCAATCTGGTCGTTCAAGTCGTAGTTTTAAAACAGAAGGCTGGTTTCACTTGATGAAGCCTTTTATGAAAAAAGGCGATTATATGATCATTGGTTTTGGGCATAATGATGAAAAATGTGATGGTAACAATCCTAAACGAGGTCAAGTAGATGTTGCTAATTTGTGTACTTACCCTAATGATGATAACAATCAAAAACAGTATCCATTAAAACAAGAGAGTATGTCATTTCAATCTTCTCTGGAAGATTACCTTGCTGTAGCAAAAGAGTTAGAGATGACTCCCATTTTAATGACACCTGTTACTCGATTTAAAGATAAAAATAATAAAACAGCTTATCAAAATCAGAGTAATGATCCCGTTAGTCATATGCATTATACCGCCAATAAACCTGGTTTTGCTTATTGGGGGGATTATTCCAATACCATTAAACATACCGCTAAAGTTAATCAAGTAACTTTAATTGATTTGGAATCACTTAGTATTGACTTTGCTAATCAACATAAAGATGACTGGCAGTCTTACTGGTTAGTTATCGATCCTAATGATCCTAAATACCCCTATTATAAAAATCAAACTTCTGGCGTGATTAGTAACCCTGATATTACGCATTTTCAAGAAAAAGGTGCACAAGCTATAGCCAAAATTATCGCGACAGCTATCAACAACGATCCTAAATTAAAACAAGATGAAGTTGTTGATTTTAATAAAATTAATCAATAAAAATTAAGGTATTAATTAAAATGAAAAAACTACTTATAGCTGTGTTAATTCCATTAGCAATTAACTCATATAGTTTTAACAGTTATGCATTATCACCATCGCCAATAAAAGTTAAACAGGCTCTTGATGTTGCACCTGAAAATGGCTTTGGAGGATTCAATTCAGCAACAAACAGTGGAACAACAGGTGGTTCTAAAGCCAAAAAAGAGATGATCTTTCTGGTGAATAATAAGAAAGATCTTATTGATGCTATTACGATCAACAAAGATCAGCCACGGATTATTCAAGTATCAGGCGTAATTGATATTAGTGAAAATAAACCTTATAAAAATTTTGAAGATCAAAAATCACGTTCCCTGATCAAAATTCCTAGTAATACTACGTTAATTGGTGTGGATGGAGATGCTGGTTTTATCAATGGATCAATTATTTTATCTAATGTAGAAAATATCATTGTTCGTAATTTAAAAATTGAAGCACCAATTGATGTTGCACCAAAATTTGAAGAGGGTGATGGTTGGAATGCTGAATGGGATGGTATTAATATTATTTCTTCAACATATGTTTGGATTGATCATGTCACTTTTACTGACGGTAAATTTACTGATGATATGTATCAGGAAAAAGATGGCTGGAAATATGTACAACATGATGGTTTATTAGATATTAAGCGCGGTAGCGATTTGATTACTATCTCTTATTGTTTATTTGAAAATCATGATAAAACTATGTTAATTGGGCACAGTGATAAAAATGCTCAACAGGATGAAAATAAATTAAATATCACACTTCATCACAATGTTTTTTCTGATATTACTCAACGAGCTCCACGAGTTAGGTTTGGTAAAATCCATATGTATAACAACCTTTTTAAAGGGTCAGTTAATAAATCAGAAACAACCTATCCTTATCAATATTCAATTGGTTTAGGCTATAGAGGTAGTGTTATTTCAGAAAATAATCAATTTATGATTGATGGTTTGAAAGATCACTGCAAAGTAGCTAAACAATTTAAAGGTAACAACCTACTAGATAATAAGTCTTTATTTAATGAATCTAGATTGAAATTATCTTCTTGTGATTTTGATGATAATTTGAATTGGTCTGTACCTTATCAATATAACTTGGATGATATCAAACAGTTTAGTAATAACTACAATCAATTAGTCGGTAATGGAAAGCTTTAAAATTTGTAATAAAAAATGTTAGGACCCATAATGAAAAAAATATTAACTTCAATACTTTGTCTGTCTACGATTTATGTTAGCGCGGCTTCTGCACAAGAATGGAAAACGATAGCCTTTGGTCAATCAACAGATTTGAACTTTGCATCGCTTATTAAACCAGAAAAAGTGGGAACCAATAATGCTTGGATAGCAGGTCAAAACGAGTATTTAATTCCAAATCAACCCTATCAATTACCTTCTGATTTTTATTTAGAAAGTCGTGGCGGTAAAATAGCTAACTCACATGATGGAATGGTGGTGTTTTATACCCAATTACCGGTTAACCAAACTTTCATATTAGAAAGTGATGTTACCTTAGAGCAAATAGGACCTGAAGTGGATGGTAAAACTCCTGCTGCCCAAGAAGCGGTTGGTTTATTTGCTCGTGATACCATTGGCGTTGCTAGAAGTGAACCGCAGCCAGCGGGTTACGAAGAGTTTCCTAATGCTTCAAATGTAATTATGAATGCATTAATCACTCAAAATCAAAAGAATGATAATTTAATAAAAGTAACCGGCTTAGTACGTGATGGCGTAAAAAAAGCATGGGGTAATGAAGGTATATCAATTGAGAAAGTTGGTTATGTTGAAAATGTTAACTATGTTAATGTTAAAAGTATGCATTTAACAATGACAAGAACGGATAATCAATTTATCTTATCGATGAAAAATAATGCAACAGGTGAAGAGAAACAGTGGGCAACCAATGATTATTCAGGATTTTTGAATCAACAAGATAATAAAAATATTTATGTTGGTTTTTTTGCATCTAGAAATGCAAAAGTTGAATTTAAAAATTCTAAATTAACGCTTAATGATGAGAAAGTTAACTACGATAAATTGCCAGTTAAACCAGAAGTTATTGTGGATATTAAGCCAACTTTAACCTTATCATCACCACAAAATGTATATAGTAAAAATTATACATTGCAGTTTTTCCCAAACACTTCAGGTACAGTAACCGTTAAAGAAATTAATAAAAAATTAAAGGCGCAAACGGGTAAATTATTACAGTTCCCAACTCAGCTAAAAGAGGGTAGTAATGTCTTTACTGTAGAGTTTAAAGATAAAAGAGAAACTAATACACAAACCTTTACAGTAGATTTAAATCAATCATTGATTGAAGATTTATCTAATATTGTCGTTTCACCAGAAGGTAAAAAGGATAATAAAGGTACCAATCAATCACCAGTGGATTTTGAAACAGCCGTTAATAGCGTTGTCCCAAGTGGTGTTATTCATTTAATGGATGGTTATTACGATGGTATGACTCTTCCAGCTCAATTAAGTGGCTTACCAGATAAATTAAAAACGATACAAGCAATTAACAAACATAAAGCCATTTTTATCAATAACACATTTAAGTTAGACAGCAACTATTGGTCTATTAAACACGTTATTTTTGATGGAAATATTGATGATAAAGATAATAAGCCAGCCTATTTAAGAATTTCGGGTAGTCATAATGTCATTGATCAAGTTATTACCCGTAATAACAGTGATACAGGGCTTGCAATATCAGCCAAAAATAAAAACGAAAATAGAATTTATTGGCCATCTTATAACTTAATTCTTAACTCTGATTCTTATAATAATATGGATAAATCAGGTAAAAATGCGGATGGCTTTGCAGCTAAATTAGGTGTTGGTAAAGGAAATGTATTTAGAGGATGTATTGCGCATAATAATACCGATGATGGGTTTGATCTTTATAATAAAATTGAAGATGGTCCAAATGAACCAGTATTAATTGACAGTTCAGTCACTTATTCAAATGGTTTTCCTTTCTCTAAACCTAATATTGCTAAAGGAAGTATTGGTAATGGCTTTAAATTAGGTGCTGAAGGACAACCTGTAAATCATAAAATTATCAATTCTATTTCATTAAATAATAATATGGATGGATTTACTGATAACTTTAATACTGGTTCTTATATAATGAACAATAATATTTCGATTAATAGTGCAAGATATAATTATATATTACGAGCTAATCCTTATGCGTTTTTAAAACCAAAGGTGACGTTTGAAAATAACTATTCTATTCGTGATAGCTGGGAATCAGCAATAAAAGATTCATTTGGGCCTCAGATTAAAAGTAAACATTTTAAATCAGTGACCAGTGATGAATTATGGCAAAGTAATGTTGAATTTAAAATAACTCGAGATGAAAACGGTAATATTGTATTACCAAAAGAGTTAAAAATCTTAATCGAAAAAAATAAAGCAAAATAATCAAGCAATATAATTAAATAATAGTGCGCTAAGTCTAATAATCAGGCTTAGCGCTTTTTTTGTCTTCAAATTTTCCTTTTCCAATCTAATTCCTCAATTTTTATTACGCGATAATTATTTTTTTTTTAGATTTGTTGCTAAGAAATAATTAAATATACTAGTGATATTTAATATCACTCTATTTGAATTTATTAAATAAAGAGATTATAAGAAGTAATGAGAAATGTGCCATTTCATTAATTTAGTTGAAATGACACAAAAATTGTAGAATTCAGTAAATGATTAATTCTAAATTAAGCTAGTAAGCTTTTGATAAAATCTGTAATCTCAGGATCTTGACTGTTTTCAAATAAACATTTTTGGAAACGTTCGCCTTTGATTGCATCTTTAAGTAATGATTGATCAATCGATTTCAAGGCTTCAATTAAACTTTTTCCTGCTGCATTTTTCATATCATTTAAAATTACAGCATTAGCATTTTGAGATTCACGGCGCTCAGGTGGATAACCTAATCCTTTTTCGCCATCAAACGCTTTTTCAAAAATATAACGAGCATTAAGTTCTGCGCCCCAACCAAAGCCTTTAGCAAAAGCAAGTGATAAAGCATTACCATTATTCACTTGTGCAAATAGATAAGCATCAGTAGGTTCAATACAATAACCACAGTTAACACCAGGAAATGCATTTAATGCCATTAATGCACCTTGCCCAGTTCCACAACCTGTGATAACAAAATCAACGGCTTTGCTGTTTAATAAAATAGCGCTAATAATACCTAAATGAACATAAGTTAATTTTTTATCATTGTCACCATCCATGCCAACATTAAAAACCGTATGTCCATATTTCTCTGTTGCGTTTTTTAATTCATTTAAAATAATTGGATTTTTAGCTGCTTGGCTAAATTCGTTCATTAGTGCTATTTTCATAATTTCCCTCTATTTTGATTGAAATAATAACTAATTACATAAAAGTGTTGTAATTGGTTATTAGTACATTTTAGTTTTATTATAAACTTGCAAAAAAATATATCAATTTTTTTAAGTAAAATAAAACGATGTTTTAATAAATTTATTGCAATGTGATGAAAGTCACAAAATGATTAACCTTTTTATATTACTATATTTATAAATGAACATCTTTTAAACGTTTGTATATTTATATTTTGGGAGTTTATATGGCAAAGGGAAATATCGTAAGGCTATCATATTCATCATTTATTGATGAAGATTCAAAAAATGAAATTATTCGGTTAACGCCAGAAGGTATTTTATGCCATCGCAATTATTTCTATCAAAAGTGCTTTACTAATGATGGCCAAAAGCTACTTTTTGCTGGTGAGTTTGACACTAATCGTAACTATTATTTACTTGATATTAAAAACCAAACAGCAAAACAACTAACCGAAGGGCCTGGTGATAATACCTTTGGTGGTTTTTTATCGCCAGATGATAAATTTTTATACTATGTAAAAAATGAACGCAATTTACAACAAGTTAATCTTGAAACTTTAGAAGAAAAAAATGTTTATACTGTACCAGATGAATGGGTTGGTTATGGTACATGGGTTGCCAATAGTGATTGTAATGAAATTGTTGGTATTGAAATTGATAAAAAAGATTGGACACCACTTACCGACTGGACAATATTTAAAGCATTTTATAATAAAAACCCGCACTGTCGTTTAATCAAGATTGATATTGAAACAAGCGTAGCTAAAACAGTAATTGATCAAAATGTATGGTTAGGACATCCTATCTTTAGACCTTTTGATGATAAAACTATCGCATTTTGCCATGAAGGGCCTCATGATTTAGTTGATGCAAGAATTTGGTTGGTCGATCGTGATGGTAAAAATGAACGAAAAGCCCATGATAATTTACCTGGTGAGAGTTGTACTCATGAATTTTGGGTTCCAGATGGATCAGGTCTTGCTTATGTGTCTTATATGAAAGGACAACAAGAACGTTATATTCGCCTTTATAATCCTGTGACCAACGAAGATAAAGAAATTATGGAGATGCCAGCTTGTTCACACTTAATGAGTAATTTTGATGGCACGCTTTATATTGGAGATGGAACAGGTAGTCCAGTTGACGTAATTGATACCAGTGGTTACAAAATTGAAAATGATCCATGGCTTTATATTTTAGCACCTAAAACAAAAACAGCACATAAATTGGTTAAACATAATAGTACATGGCGAGTTTTAGATGGCGATCGTCAAGTTACTCATCCTCATCCATCGTTTTCACCTGATAATAAATACGTTTTATACTCATGTGATGCACAAGATGAACCTGCACTTTATTTAACCAAAGTGCCTGCTAACATATTAGAAGAAATGTGATAGATCCATTTTGTCTATCATAACTATAACGGAGAATATAATTATGTCGATTTTAAATAAATTTTCACTCAATAACAAAATAGCGCTGGTAACCGGCGCTTCATATGGCATCGGTTTTGAAATAGCAAAATCATTAGCTGATGCTGGAGCGAAAATCGTATTTAATGATGTGGTACCTGAAAATTTACAAAAAGGACTTGATGCTTATAAAGCGGCTGGTATTGACGCACATGGCTATCTATTTGATATTACAGATGAAGAAGTTGTTGAGAAATCCATTGCTCAAATTGAAAAAGAACATGGTGTGATTGATATTTTAGTCAATAATGCTGGCATTATTCAACGTAAATCAATGCTTGAAACAAGTGCGGCTGATTATCGAAAAATTATTGATATCGACCTTACCGGTCAATTTATTATGGCAAAAGCTGTTCTTCCTTCAATGATTAAAAAAGGCAGTGGTAAAATTATTAACATCTGTTCAATGATGAGTGAACTTGGCCGTGAAACTGTTGTTGGTTATGCCTCTGCTAAAGGTGGTTTAAAGATGTTAACTAAAAACATCTGTTCCGAATTTGGTCATGCCAATATTCAATGTAATGGTATTGGTCCGGGTTATATTGCTACACCTCAAACTGCACCATTACGTGAGAAACAAGCAGATGGTTCTCGCCACCCATTTGATCAGTTTATTATTGCTAAAACACCTGCAGGACGATGGGGTACCCCTGATGATTTAGCTGGTGCAGCCGTATTTTTAGCATCTGAAGCTTCAAATTTTGTCAACGGCCATATTCTTTATGTTGATGGTGGTATTTTGGCTTATATTGGTAAACAACCTTAATTGAATAAGATTAAAAATTAGTTAATTAAAGAGATAATAAAATAAAGATATATTTTTATTATCTCTTGTTTATTTTATGAATTTAGGAGTGATGTCATGTTTTGTTTTAATTCAGATATTGAATTTATTGATTTAGGAAATGGAGTTAAACGTAAAGTTTTAGCGCATGATGGTAATATGATGGCGGTTGAAGTTCATTTTGAAACAGGCGCTATTGGTGCAATGCATCATCATCCACACGAACAACTCACTTATGTTTTATCTGGTGAATTCGAATTTACTATTGGTGATGAAACCAAAATTGTTCGTACTGGCGATACGTTATATAAAAAACCTAATATTGAACATGGTTGCGTTTGCAAACAAGCGGGTGTGTTGCTTGATATGTTTACTCCGCAGAGATTAGATTTTTTATAAAATAGCTAGTAACGACTCATTATTAATTATGATATACTTTCGATAGTTTTGATTTGTTCTAGTTGATCGTTTAATAATAGAATA
The sequence above is drawn from the Gilliamella apicola genome and encodes:
- a CDS encoding SGNH/GDSL hydrolase family protein, whose translation is MKKTFFGLLLVGISINQVSANTIIQGYAYANKPIDSSVIIRDANNKVLQTTTNNDGFYWQDVSNLTPPLIVFTNKNSLERKAHGDQFCNGNCLFSYVYTLQQDEKNTVNINPLTDYLTSELAKQINLIGPEKFVDNPLPTLMKDDLLKKTYNKFHLLFDKALLQIGIEDNSFDPITTNSPKTKDLLDVMLFNRGYHSATGQISETVLLDMRFRPISQDSPFDYQQAVKQQKENMNAKKRIFILGDSTASNYDKKVYPRMGWGQVFDQFINDKADAIVINGSQSGRSSRSFKTEGWFHLMKPFMKKGDYMIIGFGHNDEKCDGNNPKRGQVDVANLCTYPNDDNNQKQYPLKQESMSFQSSLEDYLAVAKELEMTPILMTPVTRFKDKNNKTAYQNQSNDPVSHMHYTANKPGFAYWGDYSNTIKHTAKVNQVTLIDLESLSIDFANQHKDDWQSYWLVIDPNDPKYPYYKNQTSGVISNPDITHFQEKGAQAIAKIIATAINNDPKLKQDEVVDFNKINQ
- the hda gene encoding DnaA inactivator Hda, whose protein sequence is MTLSQLPLPFSLPNNETFDSFYVGDNQLLFDSLQTLLGKESFSVFYIWSTTVSGRTHLLHASSQNKLASYIPLKQYYHLVPEILQGLDNYDLVCLDDIDAIAGHRDWEEAIFDLFNRLTEKNITKLLITASAPPKQIPFILPDLVSRLSWGQVYQLKELSDDDKLKALQLRAQLSGFELSTEVGLFLLKRVNRDMRTLFSLLEKFEVATLAQQRKLTIPFIKNILDL
- a CDS encoding Cof-type HAD-IIB family hydrolase, whose amino-acid sequence is MTKKPEAIVFFDLDGTLFNSNIELLPSSYDAIKKLKQNNMIPMIATGRNPLEVVDLMKEKNLNSIIGMNGQVVIYEKEVIFTNNIDKNIITRLYEFSREKTNIPLSFYNYKAMRVSENGEPAQKFYHHLKQDVPPVDDEIYLKEPIQMLLLLCEQGESAYRELFPELTFIRNTPYCVDVFNHGGSKGRGIKELLKMKGFDDVPTYAFGDGMNDLEMFLTVDHPIAMGNAVDGLKDKAEYITDTNNNDGIAKALEKFGLI
- a CDS encoding MFS transporter, with translation MADNQKKITLLTRFSYGSGNLIGSGALAISAAWLLYFYTTFCGLSAIQATLIFSIATYLDVILNPLMGFITDNFNHTKLGRRFGRRRFFILFAIPCMIIYPLLWLDGMNFWYYLTTYILFEFIYTMIMIPYNTLPVEMTKNFDQRTYLAGSKAMFGKVANFLAAAIPGVFFYLFDGKDSPLPFLLTGITYASIMAVALILLYLNSWEKSVDEIEDETTSGLKESIVKLFSDVFSTFRLKTFRNHLGMYLFGFGAEWLFAATFTYFVVFNLGQPKTFVSQMNSLSSICQLISTAFFMAWCVKRGFKKPFVIAILIVISSVIGYIGVYYLNMPHVTWIVIGITIWFGLGTGGVYYIPWSVYTFLADIDEVLTGRRREGIYAGAMTMAGKLMRATIVFVLGIVLKYSGFVSGVDAVQPESAITAINSVLVFGVCGMALLGIFFTYRMKLDKSTHALIIQELDRLKNGGKKEDATPEIRSLVKELTGFDYDNCFGNNNVGFKQHQ
- a CDS encoding oligogalacturonate-specific porin KdgM family protein, producing MSNFKLKKIPLLMFLSTFPICSFAGSGQTVFQYEHNWKSMDRIHGDTIKLIHKTDNNWQYEFKFGVTEGGGNKRDVLYDDMYGGSGGVVIQKNITLDNGWGSIIPALELGFSKDLVLYQPGLKYSYKFNSDWSSSIRYRYEWKKISQAERYKTAKVSGQQVKYKATSNSGRHRFDWALNYSGFEAFNLAYTFNYYLGDFTNNSYKFSNGTFEKNKYIAYNNKKNDYEQEFKITYNYSKLFRPYFSISDVSKNKATDTRQAKFKVGFNYAFDQSNSKDSDFSYKTYFKYAHHYGLSSHYHGDSFGLYADFDKKGYIGFSLNTYNQIKNRILFDDLVSSHYQIYGGYNFHLADQWVLTPNIEVRFYSGGGYKAKSLENLPHYQLGDVSDSQRPGVRYSPALKLTWLQSDDLSFYSQYRFEYRKVSRSKREDSVQGYVDNRSRNRFDVGTDINLSPDWNIGYRFSYLKGNYVLQNDKRHDYQQELDINWQVTKAWQVNFAAEDVAKSVHSDSRETKLVLGLSYLF
- a CDS encoding pectate lyase family protein — its product is MKKLLIAVLIPLAINSYSFNSYALSPSPIKVKQALDVAPENGFGGFNSATNSGTTGGSKAKKEMIFLVNNKKDLIDAITINKDQPRIIQVSGVIDISENKPYKNFEDQKSRSLIKIPSNTTLIGVDGDAGFINGSIILSNVENIIVRNLKIEAPIDVAPKFEEGDGWNAEWDGINIISSTYVWIDHVTFTDGKFTDDMYQEKDGWKYVQHDGLLDIKRGSDLITISYCLFENHDKTMLIGHSDKNAQQDENKLNITLHHNVFSDITQRAPRVRFGKIHMYNNLFKGSVNKSETTYPYQYSIGLGYRGSVISENNQFMIDGLKDHCKVAKQFKGNNLLDNKSLFNESRLKLSSCDFDDNLNWSVPYQYNLDDIKQFSNNYNQLVGNGKL